Proteins encoded within one genomic window of Pongo pygmaeus isolate AG05252 chromosome 4, NHGRI_mPonPyg2-v2.0_pri, whole genome shotgun sequence:
- the TAS2R1 gene encoding taste receptor type 2 member 1 translates to MLESHLIIHFLLAVIQFLLGTFTNGIIVVVNGIDLIKHRKMAPLDLLLSCLAVSRIFLQLFIFYVNVIVIFFIEFIMCSENCAILLFINELELWLATWLGVFYCAKVASVPHPLFIWLKMKISKLVPWMILGSLLYVSMTCVFHSKYAGFMVPYFLRNFFSQNATIQKEDTPAIQIFSFVAEFLVPLLIFLVAVLLLIFSLGRHTRQMRNTVAGSRVPGRGAPISALLSILSFVILYFSHCMIKVFLSSLKFHVRSFILPFFILVIGIYPSGHSLILILGNPKLKQNAKKFLLHSKCCQ, encoded by the coding sequence ATGCTAGAGTCTCACCTCATTATCCATTTTCTTCTTGCAGTGATACAATTTCTTCTTGGGACTTTCACAAATGGCATCATTGTGGTGGTGAATGGCATTGACTTGATCAAGCACAGAAAAATGGCTCCGCTGGatctccttctttcttgcctggcAGTTTCTAGAATTTTTCTGCAGTTGTTCATCTTCTACGTTAATGTGATTGTTATCTTCTTCATAGAATTCATCATGTGTTCTGAGAATTGTGCAATTCTCTTATTTATAAATGAATTGGAACTTTGGCTTGCCACATGGCTCGGCGTTTTCTACTGTGCCAAGGTTGCCAGCGTGCCTCACCCACTCTTCATCTGGTTGAAGATGAAGATATCCAAGTTGGTCCCATGGATGATCCTGGGATCTCTGCTATATGTATCTATGACTTGTGTTTTCCATAGCAAATATGCAGGGTTTATGGTCCCATACTTCTTAAGGAACTTTTTCTCCCAAAATGCCacaattcaaaaagaagataCACCGGCTATacagattttctcttttgttgctgAGTTCTTAGTGCCATTGCTTATCTTCCTTGTTGCTGTTCTGCTCTTGATTTTCTCTCTGGGGAGGCACACCCGGCAAATGAGAAACACAGTGGCCGGCAGCAGGGTTCCTGGTAGGGGTGCCCCCATCAGTGCGTTGCTGTCTATCCTGTCCTTCGTGATCCTCTACTTCTCCCACTGCATGATAaaagtttttctctcttctctaaaGTTTCATGTCAGAAGTTTCATCCTTCCATTCTTCATCCTTGTGATTGGTATATACCCTTCTGGACACTCTCTCATCTTAATTTTAGGAAATCCTAAATtgaaacaaaatgcaaaaaagttCCTCCTCCACAGTAAGTGCTGTCAGTGA